Proteins encoded within one genomic window of Armatimonadota bacterium:
- the rimI gene encoding ribosomal protein S18-alanine N-acetyltransferase, translated as MSALATLRFVPLSKDLIDEILVIESATHSAPWSRKSFENELEHKYGVFLVALVEGKVIGYGGTWVLVDEAHVTNVVVSPDFRGQGIGRKLMNEMLVKAREKGAVCATLELRKSNEVALKLYESMGFIQATVRKAYYPDNQEDAIVMMMDDLLGWKP; from the coding sequence GTGAGCGCACTCGCTACCCTTCGTTTTGTTCCTTTGTCAAAAGATCTCATTGATGAGATCTTGGTCATCGAGAGTGCCACCCACTCGGCTCCCTGGAGTCGCAAGTCATTCGAGAATGAGTTAGAGCACAAGTATGGAGTGTTCCTCGTGGCGTTGGTGGAGGGCAAAGTCATCGGCTACGGCGGTACTTGGGTTCTAGTGGATGAGGCACACGTCACCAACGTCGTCGTCTCGCCCGATTTTCGCGGACAAGGGATTGGCCGTAAGCTGATGAACGAGATGCTTGTTAAGGCCCGGGAAAAGGGGGCAGTATGCGCAACTCTTGAACTTCGGAAGTCCAATGAAGTGGCCCTAAAACTGTATGAGTCGATGGGATTCATACAAGCCACTGTTCGGAAGGCGTACTATCCTGACAACCAAGAAGATGCCATTGTGATGATGATGGATGACTTGCTCGGTTGGAAGCCGTGA
- the glgP gene encoding alpha-glucan family phosphorylase codes for MKNPKFTRAFEVVTALPQPLLPLKRLATNLLWTWDHEIRDLLRSIDKDLWQECEHNAILFLNRVPASRWAVLEVDPVFMNRVEGCVAKLDNYLAAKTWFETTYPEEKGTFAYFCFEFGLTEGLPIYSGGLGILAGDHLKSASDLGLPLVAVGLLYNRGYFRQRLNKDGWQEEVYPEYDFYQMPLSLMRDSNNEPIRIPVDFPDRVVTCQIWKAEVGRIPLYLLDSNILENAENDQNITDSLYSGDEEMRIRQEMILGIGGMKALQALGIQPTVCHMNEGHAAFMSVERIRQFIAAQGCDFRTARAATVHGNVFTTHTPVPAGFDVFPEPLLRRYMNNSVEASGIPFSEFIKLGRFDPLNQAENFNMALLAMETANHVNGVARLHGEVSRGMFANRWPDYPEKEVPIGHVTNGIHTMTWIGRGMARLFDEFCGTDWRRNPSEPANWAGVADIPDEELWTVMEDQRGALIRTVRKRLAKSLAARNMSSRPDYDYVSSILDPRVLTIGFARRFATYKRGSLMLTDPDRLKSILYHAERPVQIVISGKSHPRDDAGKKLIQELFNFINHGGARSRMVFLEDYDMGVARALVQGVDVWLNNPRRPYEASGTSGMKVVPNGGLNCSILDGWWDEGYQPGLGFVIGNRSEGGDSGHQDWLDSRSLYDVIENQMAPTFYHRVEKGIPVGWLQMVRESIMAHAPFFSTHRMVQDYTRQAYVPASESFVQVSANGSALAKDGLAWRDKVQANWGQVSVVSVSDSAALSNPMGNEFTVTARVRLGALSPAEVRVQAVSGKVGTNRELTNTSVIDLAFGEKDGENYVYSGPLNFDQPGHQGYTIRVVPFHPNVSVPAELNLVRWQ; via the coding sequence ATGAAGAATCCCAAGTTCACTCGTGCCTTCGAGGTCGTAACGGCGCTACCTCAGCCCCTTTTGCCGCTTAAACGACTCGCCACGAACCTCCTCTGGACGTGGGACCACGAGATTCGCGACTTGCTCCGATCCATCGACAAGGATCTTTGGCAAGAGTGCGAGCACAACGCTATCCTGTTCCTGAACCGTGTTCCCGCCTCGCGCTGGGCAGTTCTGGAAGTCGATCCGGTGTTCATGAATCGGGTCGAAGGATGTGTTGCAAAGCTTGATAACTACCTAGCCGCGAAGACCTGGTTTGAAACCACTTACCCGGAGGAAAAGGGAACTTTTGCCTACTTCTGCTTTGAGTTCGGCCTCACAGAGGGTCTCCCAATCTACTCCGGCGGCCTCGGAATTCTTGCCGGAGACCACCTTAAGTCGGCCTCTGACCTTGGTTTGCCTCTCGTCGCCGTCGGTCTGCTTTATAACCGTGGCTACTTCCGACAGCGTCTGAACAAAGACGGCTGGCAGGAAGAGGTTTATCCGGAATATGATTTCTACCAAATGCCGCTCTCGCTCATGCGGGATAGCAATAACGAGCCGATTCGAATTCCGGTCGATTTTCCCGACCGGGTGGTGACTTGCCAGATTTGGAAAGCGGAAGTCGGCCGGATTCCACTGTATCTGCTTGACTCGAACATTCTGGAGAACGCCGAGAACGACCAAAACATCACCGACTCGCTTTACTCGGGCGATGAGGAAATGCGGATCCGCCAAGAGATGATCCTAGGAATCGGCGGAATGAAGGCGCTTCAGGCGCTGGGTATTCAGCCAACGGTGTGCCACATGAACGAGGGCCACGCAGCCTTTATGTCCGTCGAGCGAATTAGGCAATTCATCGCGGCCCAAGGTTGCGACTTCCGAACCGCTCGCGCAGCAACGGTGCATGGCAACGTCTTCACCACTCACACGCCGGTTCCTGCCGGGTTCGATGTGTTCCCAGAGCCACTACTGAGGCGGTACATGAACAACTCAGTTGAGGCTTCCGGTATCCCGTTCTCTGAGTTCATCAAGCTAGGAAGATTCGATCCACTGAATCAGGCTGAGAACTTCAATATGGCGCTGCTGGCAATGGAGACTGCGAACCACGTTAACGGCGTTGCAAGACTTCATGGCGAGGTCTCGCGAGGAATGTTTGCCAACCGTTGGCCGGATTATCCCGAGAAAGAGGTGCCAATTGGACACGTGACCAACGGGATCCACACGATGACTTGGATCGGGCGTGGGATGGCACGCCTGTTCGATGAGTTCTGCGGCACTGATTGGCGCAGAAATCCGTCCGAGCCCGCGAACTGGGCGGGAGTCGCCGACATCCCCGACGAAGAACTCTGGACGGTGATGGAAGATCAGCGCGGCGCGTTGATTCGAACTGTGCGAAAGCGGCTCGCCAAGAGCCTTGCCGCCCGAAATATGAGCAGCCGGCCAGATTACGACTATGTTAGTTCAATCCTAGACCCTAGAGTCCTAACGATTGGTTTTGCGCGACGGTTTGCGACGTACAAGCGCGGTTCGCTAATGCTCACTGATCCAGATCGACTGAAGTCGATTCTCTATCACGCCGAGCGTCCAGTTCAGATCGTGATCTCTGGAAAGTCGCACCCTCGTGATGATGCCGGAAAGAAGCTGATTCAAGAGCTTTTCAACTTCATTAACCATGGCGGCGCAAGGTCCCGAATGGTCTTCTTGGAAGACTACGACATGGGTGTTGCGCGAGCACTGGTCCAAGGCGTTGACGTCTGGCTAAACAACCCGCGACGGCCCTACGAAGCTTCGGGAACGAGTGGAATGAAAGTCGTTCCGAACGGTGGCTTGAACTGCTCGATCCTTGATGGTTGGTGGGATGAAGGGTATCAGCCTGGCCTTGGCTTTGTGATTGGCAACCGCTCCGAGGGCGGCGATTCTGGTCACCAGGATTGGCTCGATTCGAGATCGCTTTATGATGTGATCGAGAACCAGATGGCACCAACGTTCTACCACCGAGTTGAGAAAGGAATCCCGGTAGGCTGGCTCCAAATGGTCCGGGAGTCGATCATGGCTCATGCGCCGTTCTTTTCCACTCACCGCATGGTCCAGGACTACACGCGGCAAGCATACGTTCCTGCTTCCGAGTCCTTTGTTCAAGTGAGTGCGAACGGATCTGCTTTAGCTAAGGACGGATTAGCCTGGCGTGACAAGGTGCAAGCCAATTGGGGACAAGTTTCGGTCGTCTCTGTTTCGGACAGCGCGGCTCTGTCGAACCCAATGGGGAACGAGTTCACAGTGACGGCTAGGGTTCGATTGGGAGCATTGTCTCCTGCGGAAGTCCGGGTTCAGGCAGTCAGCGGAAAAGTTGGCACCAACCGGGAGTTGACGAATACCTCGGTGATTGATCTTGCATTTGGTGAGAAGGATGGCGAGAACTACGTTTACTCCGGCCCACTGAATTTCGATCAGCCTGGTCAC
- a CDS encoding ABC transporter ATP-binding protein, which yields MLETKNLNVFYGAINALNDVSITVQPGEIVAIIGSNGAGKSTLLRTISGLIRPRSGSVTYNGEELTTLQPHEIVKRGLSHAPEGRRIFTNMTVEENLQLGAYLRKDKAGVAADMEMVLGRFPRLKERFKQNSGTMSGGEQQMLAIGRALMSRPEILLLDEPSLGLAPFLITEIFNIVKDLNADGKTVLIVEQNANRALEIAHRAYVLETGELVLQGTGQDLLHDPKVKEAYLGG from the coding sequence ATGCTTGAAACAAAGAATCTCAACGTGTTCTATGGGGCGATCAACGCGCTGAACGATGTCTCGATCACCGTTCAGCCCGGCGAAATCGTCGCCATCATCGGCTCCAACGGGGCGGGAAAGAGTACTTTGCTTCGCACCATTTCGGGGTTAATTCGCCCCCGCTCAGGTTCGGTGACATACAACGGCGAAGAGTTGACCACGTTGCAACCGCACGAGATCGTGAAGCGTGGTCTCTCGCACGCTCCAGAAGGTCGTCGCATTTTCACCAACATGACGGTTGAAGAAAATCTTCAGCTCGGCGCTTATCTACGGAAGGACAAGGCCGGAGTTGCCGCCGACATGGAGATGGTCCTTGGCCGCTTCCCAAGGCTCAAAGAACGATTTAAGCAGAACAGCGGCACGATGTCGGGCGGTGAGCAGCAAATGCTCGCTATCGGTCGCGCCTTGATGTCTCGACCGGAGATTCTGCTCCTTGACGAACCTTCGCTAGGTCTCGCGCCATTCCTGATCACGGAGATCTTCAACATCGTCAAGGACTTGAACGCTGACGGAAAAACGGTTCTCATCGTTGAGCAGAATGCGAATCGTGCATTGGAAATTGCCCATCGGGCATACGTGCTCGAAACCGGTGAACTCGTTTTGCAAGGAACGGGACAAGATTTGCTCCACGATCCTAAGGTGAAGGAAGCCTATTTGGGAGGCTAG
- the tsaD gene encoding tRNA (adenosine(37)-N6)-threonylcarbamoyltransferase complex transferase subunit TsaD: protein MSRILAIESSCDETSAAVVNGRQVLSNVVATQIEMHQKWGGVVPEAAARAHVEAILPVIHEALEIATCKVSELDAIAVTNRPGLVGALSVGVTAAQALAFAHKKPLIGVDHLEGHLLAMLALPNEIKFPCISLLVSGGHSELVLIQAIGQYELLGQTRDDAAGEAYDKGARLLGLGYPGGKQISEQAILGNPKRYDLPRGLAKERYDMSFSGLKTAVLRLAESKGPSISVPDAAASLQAAINDVLVKRLRNSIEDHNPASIALCGGVAANPNLRAMVKKLGEQNQIPAYIPPLSLCTDNAAMIGLVAASKDFAIEFNLQVHPNSALFA from the coding sequence GTGAGCCGAATTCTGGCTATTGAGTCGTCTTGCGACGAGACTTCTGCGGCGGTTGTTAACGGTCGCCAGGTTCTCAGCAACGTCGTTGCCACTCAAATCGAGATGCACCAAAAATGGGGCGGAGTCGTACCTGAAGCCGCTGCTCGCGCCCATGTCGAAGCGATTCTCCCTGTCATTCACGAAGCTCTTGAGATCGCTACTTGCAAGGTTTCCGAATTAGATGCCATCGCCGTTACGAACCGACCTGGTCTTGTCGGAGCTCTCAGTGTCGGTGTCACCGCAGCCCAAGCGCTTGCTTTTGCCCATAAGAAGCCGCTCATCGGAGTCGATCATCTGGAAGGTCACCTTCTCGCCATGCTGGCACTTCCAAATGAAATCAAGTTCCCTTGCATCTCACTTCTTGTATCTGGCGGACATAGCGAGCTCGTCCTGATCCAAGCCATCGGACAATACGAACTGCTCGGCCAAACTCGGGACGATGCAGCGGGTGAAGCTTACGATAAAGGCGCGCGATTGCTCGGCCTCGGTTACCCCGGAGGAAAGCAGATTTCTGAGCAGGCAATCCTTGGCAACCCCAAACGCTACGACCTCCCACGAGGGCTTGCCAAAGAGCGATATGACATGAGTTTCAGCGGGCTAAAGACAGCGGTGCTTCGCCTGGCCGAGTCGAAAGGTCCCAGCATCAGCGTCCCTGATGCGGCAGCCTCGCTCCAAGCTGCAATCAACGATGTGCTTGTCAAACGCCTCCGAAACTCTATCGAAGACCACAACCCCGCGAGCATCGCCCTGTGCGGGGGAGTCGCAGCAAACCCAAATCTGAGAGCCATGGTTAAGAAACTCGGGGAACAGAATCAAATCCCCGCCTACATACCACCGCTATCGCTCTGCACCGACAATGCCGCCATGATCGGCCTTGTTGCGGCCTCCAAAGACTTTGCCATCGAGTTCAACCTTCAGGTTCATCCGAATAGTGCCCTTTTTGCATGA